One Ricinus communis isolate WT05 ecotype wild-type chromosome 1, ASM1957865v1, whole genome shotgun sequence DNA window includes the following coding sequences:
- the LOC8265807 gene encoding putative uncharacterized protein DDB_G0285119 codes for MVFRLINEQKETSDASNFENAGDGDGSSSSSSMASSTLKPHQKPLHNFPLQDLKWSLNPTNGHHHHRVRNPNSSSLKSPNRDTTANSHGCDPVVNNAKSEMKLDNSDKKSKIFIRIRTKSSNSKCTDDDAVADTGDNTSPVVMDDAEETLTKTWNLRPRKTMTNTPPVNNNNNNNNGNGGGVLKIGAAASQEIKSQEPSRIELTRPQRNGNSNATSKKEKQKEKKVKFSISLTKEEIEEDVYALTGSKPARRPKKRAKHVQKQLDYLFPGLWLASVTPDVYRILDAPRKG; via the exons ATGGTTTTTCGTCTAATCAacgaacaaaaagaaacatcaGACGCTTCAAATTTTGAAAACGCAGGGGACGGCGAcggcagcagcagcagcagcagcatgGCATCTTCAACTCTCAAACCTCATCAAAAGCCTCTCCATAACTTCCCTCTACAAGACCTAAAATGGTCACTGAATCCTACCAATggccaccaccaccaccgcgTTCGTAATCCTAATAGTTCCTCTCTCAAATCCCCTAACCGTGACACCACCGCTAACTCCCATGGCTGCGACCCTGTCGTCAACAATGCGAAATCAGAGATGAAATTAGACAATTCTGATAAGAAATCAAAGATCTTTATTCGAATCAGGACTAAGAGTAGTAATAGCAAGTGCACCGATGATGATGCTGTTGCAGATACAGGAGATAATACCTCACCAGTTGTTATGGACGACGCTGAGGAAACGTTGACTAAGACATGGAATCTGAGGCCGAGAAAAACCATGACCAACACTCCTCCtgttaataataacaacaataataataatgggaATGGAGGAGGTGTACTAAAAATTGGTGCTGCTGCTTCACAGGAGATCAAAAGTCAGGAACCGAGTAGAATTGAATTGACTCGGCCTCAAAGGAATGGTAATAGTAATGCTACTAGTAAGAAAGAGAAAcagaaggagaagaaggtAAAATTCTCCATCTCTCTTACTAAAGAGGAAATTGAGGAAGATGTTTATGCGTTGACTGGGTCAAAACCTGCTAGAAGGCCTAAGAAGAGAGCTAAGCATGTTCAGAAACAACTTGAT TACTTGTTTCCTGGATTATGGTTGGCATCTGTTACTCCTGATGTATACAGAATTCTTGATGCTCCTAGAAAG GGTTAG
- the LOC8265804 gene encoding uncharacterized protein LOC8265804 isoform X3, with the protein MAIMSVSLCCLIQFNLFYLLFQALLEKNPSISQSFNGNSAKKHSKDSKNSDAETEEEWSHISQIHRRTASFRDKSIDKWQRKTWVITGAAAMKSKLQAFNQEANPDGHPELLDDYEFYQQLLKKYFETIAPSSSGVIMSMRR; encoded by the exons ATGGCTATCATGAGCGTCTCCCTGTGCTGCCTAATCCAGTTCAATTTGTTCTATCTGCTTTTTCAGGCTTTGCTCGAGAAGAATCCATCAATTTCTCAATCCTTCAACG GTAATTCTGCAAAGAAGCATTCCAAAGATTCTAAGAATTCAGATGCGGAAACTGAGGAAGAGTGGTCGcatatttctcaaattcatagaaG AACAGCTTCTTTCAGAGACAAATCAATTGATAAATGGCAGAGGAAAACATGGGTGATAACTGGTGCTGCTGCTATGAAAAGCAAATTGCAAGCTTTTAACCAG GAAGCAAACCCTGATGGACACCCTGAACTCCTCGATGATTATGAATTTTATCAACAGTTACTGAAGAAATATTTTGAGACGATTGCCCCCTCATCTTCTG GTGTAATAATGTCCATGAGAAGATAG
- the LOC8265802 gene encoding actin-related protein 2/3 complex subunit 5A, with the protein MAGREEFVEAENAEAIITRIEHKSRKIESLLKQYKPVEALKTALEGSPPNTRDERCKSANWIVVHRAIMAIKDVDGMFSSLDPEYYDILMKYLYRGLSTGDRPTCDQCLRIHEKLTEKAGLGCILRALADTMNTV; encoded by the exons ATGGCTGGAAGGGAAGAATTCGTAGAAGCAGAGAATGCAGAGGCGATAATTACGAGAATAGAACACAAATCTCGAAAGATCGAAAGCTTACTTAAACAGTATAAACCTGTGGAAGCTCTCAAAACCGCTCTCGAAGGATCGCCTCCAAACACCAGAGACGAGCGATGCAAG TCTGCGAATTGGATAGTGGTGCATAGAGCCATCATGGCTATTAAAGATGTTGATGGGATGTTCTCTTCTTTGGATCCTGAGTACTACGATATTCTCATGAA GTACCTCTACAGGGGTTTGTCTACTGGTGATCGGCCCACTTGCGACCAATGCCTCCGTATACATGAAAAGCTGACAGAGAAAGCTGGTTTGGGTTGCATATTGCGTGCCCTAGCAGACACTATGAATACTGTTTGA
- the LOC8265803 gene encoding homeobox-leucine zipper protein HAT3, with product MEDKDDGLGLGLSLSLGGQEKHQNQPSLKLNLMPFPSLFMQNTHHSTSLNDLFQSSDRNSDTRSFQRGIDMNRMPLFADCDDENGVSSPNSTISSLSGKRSEREQIGGEEMEAERASCSRGGSDDEDGGAGGDDGSRKKLRLSKEQSLLLEETFKEHNTLNPKQKLALAKQLNLKPRQVEVWFQNRRARTKSKQTEVDCEYLKRCCENLTQENRRLQKEVQELRALKLSPQLYMHMNPPTTLTMCPSCERVAVSSSAAPSRQPPNSQPQRPVPVKPWAALPIQHRPFDTPASRS from the exons ATGGAAGACAAAGATGATGGGCTGGGTTTGGGTTTGAGTCTGAGTTTGGGAGGTCAGGAAAAACATCAAAATCAGCCATCTTTGAAGCTCAATCTCATGCCGTTTCCGTCGCTCTTTATGCAAAATACTCACCACAGTACCTCCTTGAATGACCTTTTCCAATCATCTG ATAGAAACTCTGATACGAGGTCATTTCAACGAGGGATTGATATGAATCGGATGCCCCTCTTCGCCGATTGCGACGATGAAAACGGTGTTTCTTCGCCGAACAGTACGATTTCCAGTTTAAGTGGAAAGAGAAGCGAGAGGGAACAGATTGGAGGAGAGGAGATGGAGGCAGAGAGAGCATCATGCTCTCGCGGCGGAAGTGACGACGAAGACGGTGGCGCCGGCGGCGATGACGGTTCTAGGAAAAAACTGAGGCTCTCAAAGGAACAATCTTTATTGCTTGAAGAGACTTTTAAGGAGCACAATACTCTCAATCCA AAGCAGAAGCTGGCTTTAGCTAAACAGTTGAATCTCAAGCCAAGACAGGTGGAGGTGTGGTTTCAGAACCGGAGGGCAAG GACTAAGTCGAAGCAAACTGAAGTTGATTGTGAGTACTTAAAAAGGTGTTGTGAGAATCTGACACAAGAGAACAGGAGGTTGCAGAAGGAGGTGCAGGAGCTTAGAGCATTGAAGCTCTCCCCACAGCTGTACATGCACATGAACCCTCCCACCACACTCACAATGTGCCCTTCATGCGAGCGTGTTGCAGTCTCCTCATCGGCTGCTCCCAGCCGCCAACCACCGAATTCCCAACCCCAACGACCGGTGCCTGTTAAGCCTTGGGCAGCATTGCCTATCCAGCATCGACCGTTTGATACGCCTGCTTCTAGATCGTAG
- the LOC8265805 gene encoding poly(rC)-binding protein 4 produces MYFPFPYTQYYPQTTSTVMPQPGGIPMDTVPPVSFPPPDIYAATAKRRRDEFDVADEPEGSAAKRAKAQDVIFRIVVPSRQIGKVIGKVGCRIQKIREETKATIKIADAIARHEERVIIISSKESDCVVSDAENALKKIATLILKEDESPAESSKVVGAGHLGANTIRLLIAGSQAGSLIGVSGQNIEKLRNSSGATITVLAPNQLPLCASAHESDRVVQISGDVPVVLKAVEEIGCQLRENPPKQVISISPTYNYATVRPTQPYVDPTSADYVTLEMMVSETLVGGLIGRCGSNISRIRNESGAMIKVYGGKGEKKHRHIQFGGTAQQVALAKQRVDEYIYSQLVQQAGGGQAQLSLMRR; encoded by the exons atgtattttcCATTCCCTTACACGCAATACTATCCCCAAACAACATCAACAGTGATGCCCCAGCCCGGCGGAATTCCGATGGACACGGTGCCACCGGTCTCTTTCCCGCCACCGGACATTTATGCAGCTACAGCCAAGCGTCGTCGCGATGAGTTTGACGTGGCTGATGAACCGGAAGGATCGGCAGCGAAACGTGCGAAAGCTCAAGATGTCATTTTTAGGATTGTAGTGCCGTCGAGGCAGATCGGGAAGGTTATTGGCAAGGTTGGCTGTCGTATTCAGAAGATTCGAGAAGAAACTAAAGCTACCATTAAAATCGCCGATGCCATTGCG cGTCATGAAGAGCGCGTGATAATTATAAGTTCCAAGGAGAGTGATTGCGTTGTTTCTGATGCTGAGAATGCTCTCAAGAAAATAGCCACTTTGATTCTAAAG GAAGATGAAAGTCCGGCAGAGAGCTCCAAAGTGGTTGGTGCAGGGCATCTGGGTGCGAACACTATAAGATTATTAATTGCAGGGTCCCAGGCTGGTTCTTTGATAGGGGTTTCTGGTCAAAACATTGAGAAATTAAGGAATTCCTCTGGTGCCACCATCACTGTCTTGGCTCCCAATCAGTTGCCTCTCTGTGCATCTGCTCATGAATCTGACCGAGTCGTGCAG ATATCAGGAGATGTGCCTGTTGTGCTGAAAGCTGTAGAGGAGATTGGTTGTCAGCTCAG GGAGAACCCGCCTAAACAAGTGATTTCTATCAGTCCTACGTACAACTATGCCACAGTTCGACCTACTCAACCATACGTGGACCCAACTTCAG CTGATTATGTAACCTTGGAGATGATGGTCTCGGAGACATTGGTTGGTGGCTTGATTGGGAGGTGCGGCTCCAACATATCAAGGATCAGAAACGAATCTGGTGCAATGATCAAG GTGTATGGTGGAAAAGGTGAAAAGAAACATAGGCACATACAATTTGGGGGCACTGCGCAGCAG GTAGCATTGGCAAAGCAGAGGGTAGATGAATACATCTATTCACAGCTGGTACAACAAGCTGGTGGTGGTCAAGCTCAACTGTCACT TATGCGGAGATGA
- the LOC8265804 gene encoding uncharacterized protein LOC8265804 isoform X1, producing MAIMSVSLCCLIQFNLFYLLFQALLEKNPSISQSFNGNSAKKHSKDSKNSDAETEEEWSHISQIHRRTASFRDKSIDKWQRKTWVITGAAAMKSKLQAFNQDISEQVDSYIWDPSRMTKQMQLSRLTVGVFGTLEQILEQPGNSN from the exons ATGGCTATCATGAGCGTCTCCCTGTGCTGCCTAATCCAGTTCAATTTGTTCTATCTGCTTTTTCAGGCTTTGCTCGAGAAGAATCCATCAATTTCTCAATCCTTCAACG GTAATTCTGCAAAGAAGCATTCCAAAGATTCTAAGAATTCAGATGCGGAAACTGAGGAAGAGTGGTCGcatatttctcaaattcatagaaG AACAGCTTCTTTCAGAGACAAATCAATTGATAAATGGCAGAGGAAAACATGGGTGATAACTGGTGCTGCTGCTATGAAAAGCAAATTGCAAGCTTTTAACCAG GATATTAGTGAACAAGTTGATTCATATATATGGGATCCTAGTAGAATGACAAAGCAAATGCAGCTAAGCAGATTAACTGTTGGTGTATTTGGAACTCTTGA GCAAATTCTTGAGCAGCCAGGAAATAGCAACTGA
- the LOC8265806 gene encoding transcription termination factor MTEF18, mitochondrial, which translates to MTIWKFSLLCRNFSSLPRQKLSKIPSKYKAKAIREAQQALTDYLHSTRSLPFAYAEHISKNSLVSLSNLIANVDFSVSDFSRSVRKFLRYHPINEFEFFYESIGLDYNEVRNFLPSNKFFFSEDGSALDAACALASFGFPWYKLGTLYKEDSSIFSRDPLELKSRLSGFKECGFSNTSVIGICLAFPHVLSGDLGGEIDALFDDLKRAFIDFNMGSCVQGHVDAWYDICLKIRVFYDLGLNKGKVGDIIGKSKTIFIDCPIEVLIKKTEYFCRFGVSKVDVGMLLLQKPELLCFDLETPLISVKGILEHFGFNVEELEVVIHKYPHVMGRNKMANLPHVMRAMDLHLWFFNKIKDGYHELLASYALRDPDEDLDKEFSDSLERIRVSRTPTHTMSKLDFVHGIGFGENALTVKVLTHLHGSSSELQERFDCLLRLGIGFSKLCTMIRTMPKILNQQSEILEQKVNFLCQEMGSSLQELYIFPAFLCFNLENRIKPRYRFHMWLTEKGVSTQTYSISSIVATSEKNFVARLYGIHPAVPKHWFEFLMPKKPTGVPSAINIVI; encoded by the coding sequence ATGACCATCTGGAAGTTTTCTCTGCTATGCCGCAATTTCAGTTCTCTTCCACGGCAAAAGCTTTCAAAAATTCCCTCAAAGTACAAGGCTAAAGCCATCCGTGAAGCTCAGCAAGCTCTCACTGACTACCTCCATTCCACAAGGTCATTGCCTTTCGCTTATGCAGAGCATATCAGCAAGAACTCACtagtctctctttctaatctcatTGCTAACGTTGACTTCTCTGTCTCCGATTTCTCAAGATCCGTGCGTAAGTTCTTAAGGTACCATCCCATCAATGAATTTGAGTTCTTTTATGAAAGTATTGGGCTTGATTACAATGAGGTTCGTAATTTTTTACCTTCGaacaagtttttcttttctgaggATGGGAGTGCTTTGGATGCTGCTTGTGCACTTGCTAGTTTTGGATTTCCTTGGTACAAGTTAGGGACTTTGTATAAAGAGGACAGTTCCATTTTTAGTAGAGATCCACTGGAGTTAAAGTCTAGGCTTTCTGGGTTTAAGGAATGTGGGTTTAGTAATACTTCGGTTATTGGTATTTGTCTGGCTTTTCCTCATGTGTTGAGCGGTGATTTGGGTGGTGAAATTGATGCCTTATTTGATGATTTGAAAAGGgcttttatagattttaatatgGGTAGTTGTGTTCAAGGACATGTGGATGCTTGGTATGATATCTGTTTAAAAATTCGTGTATTTTATGATTTGGGTCTTAACAAGGGAAAGGTTGGGGACATTATAGGTAAAAGTAAAACCATTTTTATTGACTGTCCAATAGAAGTTTTGATTAAAAAGACCGAGTATTTCTGTAGATTTGGTGTTAGTAAGGTAGATGTTGGTATGTTGCTACTTCAAAAACCGGAACTTTTGTGTTTTGATTTGGAGACTCCCTTGATCTCAGTCAAGGGAATACTGGAACATTTTGGTTTTAACGTTGAAGAATTAGAAGTTGTCATCCACAAATATCCTCATGTAATGGGCAGAAATAAAATGGCCAATTTACCTCATGTGATGAGAGCCATGGATTTGCATTTATGgtttttcaataaaatcaaGGACGGATATCATGAACTGTTGGCTAGTTATGCTTTGAGAGACCCTGATGAAGATTTGGATAAAGAATTCAGTGATAGCTTGGAGAGGATCCGAGTTTCAAGAACCCCCACGCATACAATGTCCAAGTTGGATTTTGTACATGGAATTGGATTTGGAGAAAATGCTTTAACTGTTAAGGTCTTAACTCATTTGCATGGTAGTAGTAGTGAATTACAGGAGCGCTTTGATTGCCTTCTTCGTTTAGGGATTGGGTTCTCAAAGCTTTGTACAATGATAAGAACAATGCCGAAGATCCTGAACCAACAATCCGAAATACTAGAACAGAAAGTGAACTTCCTCTGCCAGGAAATGGGATCCTCATTACAGgaactttatatttttcctGCATTTCTATGTTTTAACTTGGAGAATCGAATTAAGCCCAGATATAGATTCCACATGTGGCTTACAGAAAAAGGCGTCAGTACACAAACGTACTCCATTTCAAGTATTGTTGCAACCAGTGAAAAGAATTTTGTTGCTCGCTTGTATGGAATTCACCCAGCTGTTCCAAAACATTGGTTTGAGTTTTTGATGCCCAAAAAACCAACTGGTGTACCAAGTGCAATAAATATAGTGATTTAG
- the LOC8265804 gene encoding uncharacterized protein LOC8265804 isoform X2: MAIMSVSLCCLIQFNLFYLLFQALLEKNPSISQSFNGNSAKKHSKDSKNSDAETEEEWSHISQIHRRTASFRDKSIDKWQRKTWVITGAAAMKSKLQAFNQEANPDGHPELLDDYEFYQQLLKKYFETIAPSSSDGLLCFEKIAN, encoded by the exons ATGGCTATCATGAGCGTCTCCCTGTGCTGCCTAATCCAGTTCAATTTGTTCTATCTGCTTTTTCAGGCTTTGCTCGAGAAGAATCCATCAATTTCTCAATCCTTCAACG GTAATTCTGCAAAGAAGCATTCCAAAGATTCTAAGAATTCAGATGCGGAAACTGAGGAAGAGTGGTCGcatatttctcaaattcatagaaG AACAGCTTCTTTCAGAGACAAATCAATTGATAAATGGCAGAGGAAAACATGGGTGATAACTGGTGCTGCTGCTATGAAAAGCAAATTGCAAGCTTTTAACCAG GAAGCAAACCCTGATGGACACCCTGAACTCCTCGATGATTATGAATTTTATCAACAGTTACTGAAGAAATATTTTGAGACGATTGCCCCCTCATCTTCTG ACGGCCttttatgctttgaaaaaATTGCGAACTAA